A portion of the Micromonospora vinacea genome contains these proteins:
- a CDS encoding gamma-glutamyltransferase family protein gives MTFTTRPTLQGTFGMVSSTHWLASQAAMGILERGGNAFDAAVTAGFVLHVVEPHLNGPGGEVPAIVATAADPTPKVLCGQGPAPAGATIAHFRSLGMDLIPGAGPLAAAVPGAVDAWLLLLREHGTLTLAEVLEPAIGYAGAGHPLVGRVGDTVAAVRSLFEEHWPTSAALWLRGGRPPAAGEMVTNPAYADTLRRLVEAGRAAGADREAQIEAARRAWSTGFVAEAIDAFSRRPFQDSSGRPHAGLVTGDDLAAYSASWETPATLDWHGYSVAKTGFWGQGPVLLESLATLDALDDPGAYDPDTTAGIHAQVEALKLAFADREAWYGDDVDVPAKALLSPQYARERAALIGDRASAELRPGRPDGAQPRLPAHVGPGAGRRTGPTDATTGEPTVQSDGVTRGDTCHVDVVDRWGNMISATPSGGWLQSSPTIPELGFPLGSRLQMFWLEEGLASSLAPGRRPRTTLSPTMVHRDGEPVLACGTPGGDQQDQWQLPFLLRHLVGGQSLQEAIDAPAWHTVSLPGSFYPRNMEPGVLVVEDRLDEGVLAALRAYGHEVRVTDGWSLGRLCAVTRDPTTGVLAAGANPRGMQGYACGR, from the coding sequence ATGACGTTCACCACCCGACCCACGTTGCAGGGCACCTTCGGCATGGTGTCCTCCACCCACTGGCTCGCCAGCCAGGCCGCGATGGGCATCCTGGAACGCGGGGGAAACGCCTTCGACGCCGCGGTCACCGCCGGGTTCGTCCTGCACGTCGTCGAGCCGCACCTGAACGGGCCGGGCGGCGAGGTGCCGGCCATCGTGGCCACCGCAGCGGACCCGACGCCGAAGGTGCTGTGCGGGCAGGGGCCCGCGCCGGCAGGCGCCACCATCGCGCACTTCCGGTCGCTCGGCATGGACCTCATCCCGGGTGCCGGCCCGCTCGCGGCGGCCGTACCCGGCGCGGTGGACGCCTGGCTCCTGCTGCTGCGCGAGCACGGCACGCTCACCCTCGCCGAGGTGCTGGAGCCGGCGATCGGCTACGCCGGCGCCGGGCACCCGCTGGTGGGCCGGGTCGGTGACACGGTGGCGGCCGTCCGGTCGTTGTTCGAGGAACACTGGCCCACCTCCGCCGCGCTCTGGCTGCGCGGCGGCCGACCACCCGCCGCGGGGGAGATGGTCACCAACCCGGCGTACGCGGACACCCTGCGCCGACTCGTCGAGGCGGGACGGGCGGCCGGCGCCGACCGGGAGGCCCAGATCGAGGCCGCCCGCCGGGCCTGGAGCACCGGCTTCGTCGCCGAGGCGATCGACGCGTTCAGCCGGCGACCGTTCCAGGACTCCAGCGGCCGCCCGCACGCCGGGCTGGTCACCGGCGACGACCTCGCCGCGTACTCGGCGAGCTGGGAGACGCCCGCCACCCTCGACTGGCACGGCTACTCGGTGGCGAAGACCGGCTTCTGGGGTCAGGGCCCGGTGCTGCTGGAGTCCCTGGCCACACTGGACGCGCTCGACGACCCGGGCGCGTACGACCCGGACACCACGGCGGGCATCCACGCCCAGGTCGAGGCGCTCAAGCTCGCCTTCGCTGACCGGGAGGCCTGGTACGGCGACGATGTCGACGTGCCCGCCAAGGCGCTGCTCTCCCCGCAGTACGCGCGGGAGCGGGCCGCCCTGATCGGCGATCGCGCGTCGGCGGAGTTGCGGCCGGGGCGTCCGGACGGGGCGCAGCCGCGCCTACCCGCCCACGTCGGACCGGGTGCCGGGCGGCGTACCGGGCCGACGGACGCCACCACGGGAGAGCCGACAGTGCAGTCGGACGGGGTGACCCGGGGCGACACCTGTCACGTGGACGTGGTCGACCGCTGGGGAAACATGATCTCCGCTACGCCCAGTGGTGGTTGGTTGCAGAGTTCCCCGACGATTCCGGAGCTCGGTTTTCCGCTGGGCAGCAGGTTGCAGATGTTCTGGCTGGAGGAGGGGCTCGCCTCATCGCTGGCGCCGGGCCGCCGCCCGCGTACGACGTTGAGCCCGACGATGGTGCACCGCGACGGTGAGCCGGTGCTGGCCTGCGGCACCCCCGGTGGCGACCAGCAGGACCAGTGGCAGTTGCCGTTCCTGCTGCGGCACCTCGTCGGTGGCCAGAGCCTCCAGGAGGCCATCGACGCGCCGGCGTGGCACACGGTCAGCCTGCCGGGGTCGTTCTACCCCCGCAACATGGAGCCCGGTGTCCTGGTGGTGGAGGACCGGCTCGACGAGGGCGTGCTGGCGGCCCTGCGGGCGTACGGGCACGAGGTGCGGGTCACCGACGGGTGGAGTCTCGGTCGGCTCTGCGCGGTGACCCGTGACCCGACGACGGGCGTGCTGGCCGCCGGCGCGAACCCCCGAGGGATGCAGGGCTACGCGTGCGGCCGTTAG
- a CDS encoding MFS transporter, giving the protein MSDASRAGGATTGSTSGAVRVAFAFWITLVGTTVPTPLYPLYELEFGFSSLTVTVVYALYALGVVVGLLVFGRLSDQIGRRPVILIALLLSVAADAVFLAAVDLAMIIVGRILAGLSAALIIGTATAALAELIDPRHPKRAATVSIFANLGGLATGTLLSGIVSDVAPEPLRLPWVIVLILAVIAIIALRGVPETVRERSPVTVRLQRLHVPATIRGAFVRSALTAGAGFAALGVLTSVSGLFLGMVLHETSHTLAALVVFVAFTGAAFGQLLTRVLSSRAALASACAGLVVGAGLLAFSMWMALLATLIISAAIIGVASGVAVGDGIATITMKTEPQHRAEAVSTFFAILFAMLGVPAVGVGLLIQTIGLRPAGEIFSAVVAVLALVVLLSLLRKDPAPPAPTAKPAA; this is encoded by the coding sequence ATGTCCGACGCCAGCCGCGCTGGGGGCGCAACGACAGGGTCCACGTCCGGCGCGGTGCGGGTCGCGTTCGCGTTCTGGATCACGCTTGTGGGCACCACAGTGCCGACCCCGCTGTACCCGCTCTACGAGCTGGAGTTCGGGTTCTCGTCGTTGACGGTGACAGTGGTCTACGCGCTGTACGCGCTGGGAGTCGTGGTCGGACTGCTGGTCTTCGGTCGGCTCTCCGACCAGATCGGCCGGCGCCCGGTCATCCTCATCGCGCTGTTGCTCTCCGTCGCCGCCGACGCCGTCTTCCTGGCCGCCGTCGACCTGGCGATGATCATCGTGGGTCGGATCCTCGCCGGGCTGTCCGCCGCACTGATCATCGGCACGGCGACAGCGGCGTTGGCGGAGCTGATCGACCCCCGGCACCCGAAGCGTGCCGCCACCGTGTCGATCTTCGCGAACCTGGGCGGCCTGGCCACCGGCACCCTGCTGTCCGGGATCGTGTCGGACGTGGCACCCGAACCGCTCCGGCTGCCCTGGGTGATCGTGTTGATCCTGGCGGTGATCGCGATCATCGCGCTGCGCGGGGTGCCGGAGACGGTCCGGGAACGTTCGCCGGTGACAGTGCGGCTGCAGCGGTTGCACGTGCCGGCGACCATCCGTGGCGCCTTCGTCCGTTCGGCGCTCACCGCCGGCGCGGGTTTCGCCGCCCTCGGGGTGCTGACGTCGGTGAGCGGGCTGTTCCTCGGCATGGTCCTGCACGAGACCTCACACACCCTGGCCGCGCTGGTGGTCTTCGTGGCTTTCACCGGCGCGGCGTTCGGTCAGCTGCTGACCCGCGTGTTGTCCTCGCGTGCCGCGCTGGCCAGCGCCTGCGCCGGCCTGGTCGTGGGGGCGGGCCTGCTCGCGTTCAGCATGTGGATGGCGTTGCTGGCGACGCTCATCATCAGCGCGGCGATCATCGGTGTCGCGTCCGGGGTGGCGGTCGGCGACGGCATCGCGACGATCACCATGAAGACCGAGCCGCAGCACCGGGCCGAGGCGGTGTCGACCTTCTTCGCCATCCTGTTCGCCATGCTCGGTGTGCCAGCGGTCGGGGTCGGTCTGCTGATCCAGACCATCGGTCTGCGCCCGGCCGGCGAGATCTTCAGCGCGGTGGTGGCGGTGCTCGCGCTCGTGGTACTGCTCAGTCTCCTGCGGAAAGACCCGGCCCCGCCCGCGCCCACGGCGAAACCCGCGGCCTGA
- a CDS encoding ABC transporter ATP-binding protein, which yields MTTPSAPVLEIRDLSVSFPTETGTVSAVDGVSLDLAAGEIVGMVGESGCGKSVTAMSIAGLLPGSARVTGSVRLDGTQLVGARESALRRVRGREIAYIFQEPMTSLNPVLTVGRQIGEVLQVHERMSRRAARARAVELLTLVGIPSAAQRVDNYPHQLSGGMRQRVMIAMAVACGPKVLVADEPTTALDVTVQAGILQVLRDLRDRLGTSVLIITHDLGVIADIADRVVVMYAGRVVERAPVDDLFAHPRHRYTAGLLSASPQPGRHAGTDRLTEIPGLVPVLASQPDACTFADRCPAADEQCRAAAPPLEGIGGTDHVAACWHPCTTAPTAAQEANR from the coding sequence ATGACCACGCCCTCCGCGCCCGTGCTGGAGATCCGCGACCTGTCGGTGTCGTTCCCGACCGAGACCGGCACCGTCTCGGCGGTCGACGGGGTCAGCCTGGACCTCGCGGCCGGGGAGATCGTCGGGATGGTGGGCGAGTCGGGGTGCGGGAAGAGCGTCACCGCGATGAGCATCGCCGGACTGCTCCCGGGCAGCGCCCGAGTCACCGGGTCGGTGCGCCTGGACGGCACGCAGCTGGTCGGGGCCCGCGAGTCGGCCCTGCGTCGGGTCCGTGGCCGGGAGATCGCGTACATCTTCCAGGAGCCGATGACGTCGTTGAACCCGGTGCTCACCGTCGGGCGGCAGATCGGGGAGGTGCTCCAGGTCCACGAGCGGATGTCCCGACGGGCGGCGCGGGCGCGCGCCGTCGAACTGTTGACGCTCGTCGGGATCCCGTCCGCCGCCCAGCGGGTCGACAACTATCCGCACCAGCTATCCGGCGGCATGCGCCAGCGCGTGATGATCGCGATGGCGGTGGCCTGCGGCCCGAAGGTGCTGGTGGCCGACGAGCCGACCACCGCACTGGACGTCACCGTCCAGGCCGGCATCCTCCAGGTGCTGCGGGACCTGCGCGACCGGCTCGGCACGAGCGTCCTCATCATCACCCACGACCTCGGCGTGATCGCCGACATCGCCGACCGCGTCGTCGTCATGTACGCGGGCCGGGTGGTGGAACGGGCGCCCGTCGACGACCTGTTCGCCCACCCGCGGCACCGGTACACGGCCGGACTGCTGTCGGCGTCACCGCAGCCGGGCCGGCACGCCGGCACCGACCGGTTGACCGAAATCCCCGGACTGGTGCCCGTCCTGGCCAGCCAACCCGACGCCTGCACCTTCGCGGATCGCTGCCCAGCCGCCGATGAGCAGTGCCGAGCGGCCGCCCCGCCGCTGGAGGGCATCGGTGGCACCGACCATGTCGCGGCCTGTTGGCACCCCTGCACGACGGCACCGACGGCAGCTCAGGAGGCGAACCGATGA
- a CDS encoding ABC transporter permease, whose protein sequence is MTVLTVPMAETGAASVTRRTRVLRRLRRNPLAVVSFVVLALAGVIALLSPWLAPYSVDQTDFARTFAPPGTAGHLLGTDDLGRDVLSRIMLGARASLQVGLLAVATSLVIGVPLGLAAGYFRAWDAVISRFTDLLLAFPFLIMAVGLAAIRGASLGNAAVAIGIAQIPGVIRVVRSDTLRLKSLDFVAAAVVDGASDLWVLARHILPNATSVILVQATVAIPAAILGEAVLSFLGLGIQPPAPSLGTMLATAQQFAARAPWAAVFPGVVIMGLALAFNVFGDALRDALDPKGDRR, encoded by the coding sequence ATGACCGTCCTCACCGTACCGATGGCGGAGACCGGTGCCGCCAGCGTCACCCGGCGTACCCGGGTGCTGCGGCGGCTGCGCCGCAACCCGCTCGCCGTGGTGAGCTTCGTCGTCCTCGCGCTGGCGGGCGTCATCGCGCTGCTCTCGCCCTGGCTCGCGCCCTACTCGGTCGACCAGACCGACTTCGCCCGTACGTTCGCACCTCCCGGCACCGCCGGGCACCTGCTGGGCACCGACGATCTCGGCCGGGACGTCCTCTCCCGCATCATGCTCGGTGCGCGGGCGTCGTTGCAGGTCGGGCTCCTGGCGGTGGCCACGTCGTTGGTCATCGGGGTGCCGCTCGGGCTCGCTGCCGGCTACTTCCGGGCCTGGGACGCGGTGATCTCGCGTTTCACCGACCTGCTGCTGGCGTTTCCGTTTCTGATCATGGCGGTGGGGTTGGCGGCCATCCGGGGCGCCAGCCTCGGCAACGCCGCGGTGGCCATCGGCATCGCCCAGATCCCCGGGGTGATCCGGGTCGTCCGCTCGGACACCCTGCGCCTCAAGTCGCTGGACTTCGTGGCGGCGGCCGTCGTGGACGGCGCGAGCGACCTCTGGGTGCTGGCCCGGCACATCCTGCCCAACGCGACCTCGGTGATCCTGGTGCAGGCCACTGTCGCCATCCCGGCCGCGATCCTCGGCGAGGCGGTGCTGTCCTTCCTCGGCCTCGGCATCCAGCCGCCCGCGCCCAGTCTCGGCACCATGCTGGCCACCGCCCAGCAGTTCGCCGCCCGCGCACCCTGGGCCGCCGTCTTCCCCGGCGTCGTGATCATGGGTCTGGCGCTGGCGTTCAACGTCTTCGGTGACGCCCTGCGCGACGCCCTCGACCCGAAGGGAGACCGACGATGA
- a CDS encoding MarR family winged helix-turn-helix transcriptional regulator encodes MSDDSAPPADRPLADRANFLLSQLGFHVAQTFAARLAPLGIAPNHFGLLMHVERGEGRSQQQLADALGVHRKVMVGLLDDLEQRGLVERRRHPGDRRAHAIHLTGAARQLLPRAREVADQHEDEVLAALDADERVALIAALQRIAGDTGNPPGVHPGLETAVRPGSAAASGEGL; translated from the coding sequence GTGTCTGACGACTCTGCACCACCTGCGGACCGGCCGCTCGCCGACCGGGCCAACTTCCTGCTGTCACAGCTCGGGTTCCACGTTGCGCAGACGTTCGCCGCGCGGCTTGCACCGCTGGGCATCGCACCGAACCACTTCGGACTGCTCATGCACGTGGAGCGTGGCGAGGGGCGTTCCCAGCAGCAGCTCGCCGACGCGCTGGGCGTCCACCGCAAGGTCATGGTCGGCCTGCTTGACGACCTCGAACAGCGCGGCCTGGTGGAACGCCGACGGCATCCAGGCGACCGCCGAGCCCACGCCATCCACCTGACCGGCGCCGCGCGACAGCTACTCCCTCGCGCACGCGAGGTCGCCGACCAGCACGAGGACGAGGTCCTCGCCGCGCTTGACGCCGACGAGCGCGTCGCGCTCATCGCCGCCCTGCAACGAATCGCCGGCGATACCGGGAACCCGCCGGGAGTTCATCCCGGCCTGGAAACGGCCGTCCGGCCCGGAAGCGCTGCCGCCTCGGGCGAGGGCCTTTAG
- a CDS encoding ABC transporter ATP-binding protein, with product MTPHPNALEIADLVMHFGPVRAVDGVSLTIPRGRVTALVGESGSGKSTVGRCVVRLVEPTAGTVRIAGTDVTHLSRRRLRPHRGAVSIVFQDPAASLDPRMLVGEIVAEPLRLAGKRISRRDRDARVAPQLERVGLRAEVARRYPHELSGGQRQRVSIARALISEPMLLIADEPTSALDVSVQASVLNLLADLQRDIGFACLFITHDLSAVEYLADDIAVMYLGQLVETGSRERIFARPAHPYTQALLSAAPVADPVRQRHRQPVLLGDDLPSALDPPSGCRFRTRCPLAFDRCATEVPAQTAIGDGMAACHLVRPDGTGPDVRTTDPSEVLS from the coding sequence ATGACGCCGCACCCGAACGCCCTGGAGATCGCAGACCTCGTGATGCACTTCGGCCCGGTGCGCGCCGTGGACGGGGTGTCCCTGACCATCCCGCGGGGCCGGGTCACGGCCCTGGTGGGGGAGAGCGGTTCCGGAAAGTCGACGGTGGGCCGATGCGTGGTGCGGCTCGTCGAGCCGACCGCGGGAACGGTCCGGATCGCGGGCACCGACGTCACCCACCTGTCCCGACGGCGGCTGCGCCCCCATCGCGGCGCGGTGTCGATCGTCTTCCAGGACCCGGCCGCGTCACTGGACCCACGCATGCTGGTGGGCGAGATCGTGGCCGAGCCGTTGCGGCTGGCCGGCAAGCGGATCTCCCGGCGCGACCGGGACGCCCGCGTCGCCCCCCAACTCGAGCGGGTCGGCCTACGCGCCGAGGTGGCCCGTCGCTATCCCCACGAGCTGTCCGGCGGGCAACGTCAACGGGTCAGCATCGCGCGGGCCCTGATCTCCGAGCCCATGCTGCTCATCGCTGACGAACCCACCAGCGCGCTCGACGTGTCAGTGCAGGCGTCGGTGCTCAACCTCCTCGCCGACCTGCAACGCGACATCGGGTTCGCCTGCCTGTTCATCACCCACGACCTCTCCGCTGTCGAGTACCTGGCCGACGACATCGCGGTCATGTACCTGGGTCAACTCGTCGAGACCGGCAGCCGCGAGCGGATCTTCGCCCGGCCCGCCCACCCGTACACGCAGGCGCTGCTCTCCGCCGCGCCGGTGGCCGACCCGGTGCGTCAGCGCCACCGTCAACCGGTGCTGCTCGGCGACGACCTGCCGTCCGCGCTCGACCCGCCGTCGGGCTGCCGGTTCCGGACCCGGTGCCCGCTCGCCTTCGACAGGTGCGCGACGGAGGTCCCGGCGCAGACCGCGATCGGCGACGGCATGGCCGCCTGCCACCTGGTCCGACCGGACGGCACCGGTCCCGACGTTCGCACCACAGATCCCAGTGAGGTGTTGTCATGA
- a CDS encoding ABC transporter permease, with translation MARYLLTRAWQSALTLLLSTIVVFVGVRALPGDPALALAGEDRSPEALEAIRRHYGLDQPLPVQFAQYVERMAQGDFGVSIRTGTPVSSMLTTALPVTVELSVLAILIAAALGVGAGVIAAVRRGRPAEWLANGLALIGLSVPHFWLGLLAILYLSVATGLFPASGFVPILEDPVDNLHHIVLPAVILGTGLAAIIMRQTRSAMLDSLSSDYVRTAKAKGLRPRAVITRHALRNSLIVVVTVVGLQLGGLISGAVVTEQIFGLPGFGKMTIDAVFQRDYPVIQAVVLLTAAAYIVINFFVDLLYSVIDPRIRVTGDPA, from the coding sequence GTGGCCCGGTATCTGCTCACCCGCGCCTGGCAGTCGGCGCTGACCCTGCTGTTGTCGACGATCGTGGTCTTCGTCGGCGTACGGGCGCTCCCCGGCGACCCGGCCCTCGCCCTGGCCGGTGAGGACCGGTCGCCGGAGGCCCTGGAGGCCATCCGTCGGCACTACGGGCTGGACCAGCCGCTGCCGGTGCAGTTCGCCCAGTACGTGGAGCGCATGGCGCAGGGCGACTTCGGGGTGTCGATCCGCACCGGTACCCCGGTGTCGTCGATGCTCACGACCGCCCTGCCGGTGACCGTCGAGCTGTCCGTCCTGGCGATCCTCATCGCGGCGGCGCTCGGCGTCGGCGCGGGGGTGATCGCGGCGGTCCGTCGTGGACGTCCGGCGGAGTGGCTCGCCAACGGCCTGGCCCTGATCGGCCTGTCGGTGCCGCACTTCTGGCTCGGGCTGCTGGCGATCCTCTACCTGTCCGTGGCGACCGGGCTCTTCCCCGCCTCCGGCTTCGTGCCGATCCTGGAGGACCCCGTGGACAACCTGCACCACATCGTCCTGCCGGCGGTGATCCTCGGCACCGGCCTCGCCGCGATCATCATGCGGCAGACCCGGTCGGCGATGTTGGACTCGCTCTCCTCCGACTACGTGCGGACGGCGAAGGCGAAGGGCCTGCGACCGCGCGCCGTCATCACCCGGCACGCCCTGCGGAACAGCCTCATCGTGGTGGTGACCGTGGTGGGTCTCCAACTCGGTGGGCTGATCTCGGGCGCTGTCGTCACCGAACAGATCTTCGGGCTGCCGGGCTTCGGCAAGATGACCATCGACGCGGTGTTCCAACGGGACTATCCGGTGATCCAGGCCGTCGTCCTGCTCACCGCGGCGGCCTACATCGTGATCAACTTTTTCGTGGACCTGCTCTACTCGGTCATCGATCCCCGCATCCGGGTGACGGGAGATCCGGCATGA
- a CDS encoding ABC transporter substrate-binding protein codes for MTNLSVRDTNLPRRRVLRAAVAAAAVVCTVVACSPVSNNDGGDPSGGDQSAGQDSFGTPADPAAVKQGGKLVIALSAEPDALDPTLSRSLYSRYVFQAMCQKLYDVNEQAQVVPQLATALPTTSGDGRTVTIPLRPGVRFADGTAFDSAAVKATLQRHLTNARSARKSELGPIDGVDTPDAQTVVLRLKQPFAPLLGALADRAGMIMSAQALRSKGDDFASAPVCVGPFKFAKRVPQNSIEVVRDPNYYDANKVHLDAISWRILTDASIRAANLRSGDAQVADSISTQDVASLRQDAAVSVLQSQSLGYQGLTINVGNVDGVGTAPKPINRPLAQNAKVRQAFEHAIDRKSLVDAVFNGLHAAACSPISPASTFSSPEAQTCPAHDPAKAKQLLAEAGVQTPYTVTMLASNTPDTLRLAQALQSMVKDGGFDLKINPVEYSSLLDEQDRGNFELLQLGWSGRIDPDANITNFVGTSASQNVAGYSNPQLDTLLTQARQAGDVEERRKLYGQAVTLLQQDDALIYLYRQRNLTAVSKQIQGLQVYPDGVIRAAFAGFGK; via the coding sequence ATGACGAACCTCTCCGTCCGCGACACGAACCTGCCCCGCCGCCGGGTGCTCCGGGCCGCCGTTGCGGCGGCCGCCGTCGTCTGCACTGTCGTTGCCTGCTCACCGGTGTCGAACAACGACGGCGGCGACCCGTCCGGCGGCGACCAGTCGGCAGGCCAGGATTCCTTCGGCACGCCCGCCGACCCCGCCGCCGTGAAGCAGGGCGGCAAGCTGGTCATCGCCCTCTCCGCCGAGCCCGACGCGCTGGACCCGACGCTGTCGAGAAGCCTCTACTCCCGCTACGTCTTCCAGGCCATGTGTCAGAAGCTCTACGACGTCAACGAGCAGGCGCAGGTCGTACCGCAGCTCGCGACGGCCCTGCCCACCACGAGCGGCGACGGCCGGACGGTGACCATTCCGCTGCGGCCCGGCGTGCGCTTCGCGGACGGCACGGCGTTCGACTCGGCCGCGGTGAAGGCCACCCTGCAACGCCACCTCACCAACGCCCGGTCGGCCCGCAAGAGCGAACTGGGCCCCATCGACGGCGTCGACACCCCGGACGCGCAGACCGTCGTCCTGCGGCTGAAGCAGCCGTTCGCGCCGCTGCTCGGCGCCCTCGCCGACCGGGCCGGCATGATCATGAGTGCGCAGGCGCTGCGGTCCAAGGGCGACGATTTCGCCTCCGCGCCGGTCTGCGTCGGCCCCTTCAAGTTCGCGAAGCGGGTGCCGCAGAACTCCATCGAGGTCGTACGGGACCCGAACTACTACGACGCCAACAAGGTGCACCTGGACGCCATCTCGTGGCGGATCCTCACCGACGCCAGCATCCGCGCCGCCAACCTGCGCTCGGGCGACGCCCAGGTCGCCGACTCCATCTCCACCCAGGACGTCGCCTCGCTGCGCCAGGACGCGGCGGTCTCCGTCCTCCAGTCGCAGTCCCTCGGCTACCAGGGCCTGACCATCAACGTCGGCAACGTCGACGGCGTCGGCACCGCCCCCAAGCCCATCAACCGCCCCCTCGCCCAGAACGCCAAGGTGCGGCAGGCCTTCGAGCACGCCATCGACCGCAAGTCCCTGGTCGACGCGGTCTTCAACGGTCTGCACGCCGCCGCCTGCTCCCCGATCTCGCCAGCGAGCACGTTCTCGTCGCCGGAGGCGCAGACCTGCCCGGCGCACGACCCCGCCAAGGCCAAGCAGTTGCTGGCCGAGGCCGGCGTGCAGACGCCGTACACGGTCACGATGCTCGCCTCGAACACGCCCGACACGCTGCGCCTCGCGCAGGCGTTGCAGTCCATGGTCAAGGACGGCGGATTCGACCTGAAGATCAACCCGGTGGAGTACTCGTCGCTCCTCGACGAGCAGGACCGCGGCAACTTCGAGCTGCTGCAACTGGGGTGGAGCGGCCGGATCGACCCGGACGCCAACATCACGAACTTCGTCGGCACCAGCGCCAGCCAGAACGTCGCCGGCTACAGCAACCCCCAGCTCGACACCCTGTTGACCCAGGCCCGGCAGGCCGGCGACGTCGAGGAGCGCCGGAAGCTGTACGGGCAGGCTGTCACTCTGCTCCAGCAGGACGACGCCCTGATCTACCTCTACCGGCAGCGCAACCTGACCGCCGTCAGCAAGCAGATCCAGGGCCTTCAGGTCTACCCGGACGGCGTGATCCGGGCGGCCTTCGCCGGCTTCGGCAAGTAG
- a CDS encoding GntR family transcriptional regulator, protein MAEDLRDKLGAQHLPLRDQVLAALRTAIIDGDYLPGERLTEDRLAEDFGVSRNPVREALRVAEAEGFVVILPRRGAVVASPSSGTITDMFAVRERLEALAARLAAERATAADVASLRALLDQGREATQRQDLARVAELNSTLHLRILQISGNPWLSSIAKSLYLHVQWVFRLGAAERAPHSWAEHIQLVDAIESGDGDRAERAALDHLDAASAAAYENAEGGYGAR, encoded by the coding sequence GCGATCAGGTCCTCGCCGCGCTGCGGACCGCCATCATCGACGGCGACTACCTGCCCGGGGAACGGCTGACCGAGGACCGGCTCGCCGAGGACTTCGGCGTCTCCCGCAACCCCGTCCGGGAGGCGCTGCGCGTCGCCGAGGCGGAGGGGTTCGTCGTGATCCTCCCCCGCCGGGGAGCGGTCGTCGCCTCACCGAGCAGCGGGACCATCACCGACATGTTCGCCGTGCGCGAGCGTCTGGAGGCGCTGGCCGCCCGACTGGCCGCCGAGCGGGCGACAGCGGCCGACGTGGCGTCCCTGCGTGCCCTGCTCGACCAGGGCCGTGAGGCGACCCAGCGGCAGGACCTGGCCCGGGTCGCCGAGCTGAACAGCACGCTGCACCTGCGCATCCTCCAGATCAGCGGAAACCCCTGGCTGTCGTCGATCGCCAAGTCGCTCTACCTCCATGTCCAGTGGGTCTTCCGGCTCGGGGCGGCCGAACGCGCGCCACACTCGTGGGCCGAGCACATCCAGCTCGTCGACGCCATCGAGTCAGGCGACGGTGACCGCGCCGAGCGGGCCGCGCTCGACCACCTCGACGCGGCATCCGCCGCGGCGTACGAGAACGCCGAAGGCGGCTACGGCGCCCGCTAA